The DNA sequence AAGCAGCCGCGGCACAAGGGCACGTAGCTATCGGTCTCCCCCAGGTGGATGAGGTCGGTGCTCGCGTGGGTGCGATGGCTGAACGTGGCCAGCTGTCCGCAATGCACGCAGATGGCGTGCACCTTCGAAACGTGTTCGGCGATGGCCATCAGGTGCGGCATGGGGCCGAAGGGCCGGCCTTGGAAGTCCATGTCCAATCCGGCGGCGATCACCCGCACCCCGCTGTTGGCGAGCTGGGCGCAGACCTGCGGGAGACCCTCGTCGAAGAACTGGGCCTCGTCGATGCCCACCACGTCGATGTCGGCGGCCAGCAGAAGCAGGTTGCTGCTGTTGGGCACGGGGGTGCTTCGGATGCTGGTGGCGTCATGGCTCACCACCTCGGTGTCCGCGTAGCGGGTGTCCACGCTCGGCTTGAAGATCTCCACCTTCTGACGGGCGAACTCCGCGCGGCGCAGCCGGCGGATCAGCTCTTCGGTCTTGCCGCTGAACATGGAGCCGCAGATCACTTCGATCCAGCCCTTGCCGGGGGCTTGGCTGCGGACGCGCTCCAGGAACATTGCGGCGGGGCCTAGGGGGACGGGGCGCACATGGGTTTGCGCCCCGGCACGAAAATAGGCATCTTCGCGTTGGACCTTGGGCCATGCAGAAGGTGGATGACAAGCGGTACAAGAGGATCCAGGACCTCGTGAAGGCCTTGATCGAGGCCGAACGGGCACTGGAGAAGGGGAACTTGAACGTGGCGGGCCTCGAGCAGGCCTGCGATGATGCGCGGGAACTGTACGAGCGCCTCGTGGTGCTGCGCCACAAGGCCCGCGAAGGTGAGCGACCGCACCCGCCTGCCGCAGCGCTGGCCCTGGCGGCCGAACCGCCCGCTGGACCACCCGCGGCGGAACCCAAGGAGAACGGTCCTCCGAGAACACCGGTTCCGCCCGTTGCTCCCGTGATCCGGCTGGACACCCGCGCTGAGATCCGGCAGACCTCCTTGATCGACGCCATCGCCGAGACGGAATCCGCCCCTGTGCGGCCGCGTGCCGGGAAGCCCGCATCAGGGGCGGGCGATCGGCCCAAGAGCGTGGCCGACAAGTTGGGCGAGGCGCCCATCCCCGACCTGTCCAAGGCCATCGCGCTCAGCCAGAAGTTCTGGTTCGTGGCCGAACTCTTCGGAGGGGACCGCGTGGCCTTCGAGCAGGGTGTGGAGGCCATCAACACCGCCGCGGATGGCGACGAGGCACGCCGCTTGGTGAAGGAGCAGCTCGGAAGGCTGAAGAAGGCCCCGGACCCCGAGGCACTTCAAGCCTTTCTGGAACTCGTGGAACGTCGTCACCGCTGATGCGCATCCTCCACCTTCCTCTCCTGGCGCTCGTGGCCATGCCCGCCACCGCACAGGACGCCGCCGCCGTGCTGGCCAACGCCCGCCGTTGGGTGGACACCCTCGCCTCGCCTGCGCTGCATGGCCGCGGTTATGTGAACGGAGGTGACAGCCTCGCCGCCGAGCTCATCGCCGCCGAGTTCGACCGCCTGGGCCTGCACCGGGTCCGCGAGAGCCGGTTCGAGCCCTTCAGCTTTCCGGTGAACACCTTCCCGGATAGTGTGAAGCTCACCGTGGACGATGCACCGCTCCGGCCCGGGATCGACTTCCTCGTCGACCCCGGATCGGGAAGTGCGACGGGCCGCTACGACGTGGTTCACCTCACGCTCAACGACCTGGCCACCCCGGAACGACGCGCCATGACCATGGGCGTGGTCACCGGCAGGGCCATCGCCTTGCACCTGCCGGTGGTGCGCAGTGCCGATTCATTGGAGCTGGTGCGCAGCGTACAGGCCGACCTGCTCCACTACGGACCGGTGCTGCGCAAGGCGGCCGGCAAGCTCACCTGGGGTGTATCCCAGCAGGCCGCGCGATACCCCCTGCTGGAGCTCGCCGCAGAGGCGTGGAACGACAGTGCCGCGGTGATCGACCTGCGTGTGACCAACCGGATGCGCACGCACCACGCGCGCAACGTGTGGGGCCTGGTGAAGGGGCGCAGCAGCAGGAATCTGGTGGTGGTGACCGCCCACTACGACCATCTGGGCCGCATGGGGCCGGATGTGCTCTTTCCCGGGGCCAACGACAACGCCAGCGGCGTGAGCATGCTGGTGAACCTCGCCACCCACTATGCCCGGGCGAAGCCGCAGTACGACATGCTCTTCATCGCGTTCGCCGGCGAGGAGGCCGGCCTGGTGGGGAGCGAATGGTGCGCGGTGGACCGGGCGTTCGACCTCGGTGCCGTGAAGCTGCTGATCAACCTGGACCTGATGGGCACCGGTGACGAGGGGATCACGGTGGTGAACGCCACGGCCCAGCAGGAGGTCTTCGATGCCATGGTGGCGGGCAACGCGGCCACGGGCCGGCTGGCGCAGGTGAAGCCGCGGGGGCCGGCGTGCAACAGCGACCACTGCCCCTTCGTGAAGCGTGGCGTACCGGCCATCTTCATCTACACATTGGGCGGCATTGCGGCCTACCACGACGTGTTCGACCGCGCGGAGACGCTGCCGCTCACCGACTACCACGACGTGTATCTCTCCTTGGTGGACCTGATCAACGGGCTGAAGTGAGCGGGCGCCTGATCGTGGTGCCGACCCCGATCGGCAACCTGGAGGACATCACCATCCGTGCACAACGCGTATTGGCGGAAGCGGACGCCGTGGTGGCCGAGGACACGCGGGTGAGCGGCCGCCTGCTTCAGCATCTGGGCATCGCCAGGCCGCTCGTCAGTTTCCACACCGTGAACGAGCACCGGGTGGTGGAGCAGCTCATCGCCCGGCTGGCCCGGGGCGAACGCCTGGCACTGGTGAGCGATGCGGGCACCCCGGGCATCAGCGATCCGGGATTCCTCCTGGTGCGCGCCGCCGTGAGGGCCGGCATCGATGTGGAGTGCCTGCCCGGCCCCACGGCCTTCGTGCCCGCGCTGGTGTGCAGCGGCCTGCCGTGCGACCGCTTCGTGTTCGAGGGCTTTCTCCCCCAGAAGAAGGGCCGCCGAACCCGCCTGGAGGCCTTGCGCGACGAACCCCGCACCATCGTGCTCTACGAGAGCCCGCACCGCCTTCAACGATTGCTCGACGAACTGGCCGGGGTGATGGGTGCGGACCGGCCCGCCTGCGCGAGCCGCGAGATCAGCAAACTGCACGAGGAACATGTCCGAGGCAGCATCGCCGAACTGCGGGTGCACTTCGCCGCGCACGCACCGCGCGGTGAGTTCGTGGTGTGCGTGGGTGGCGCCCCATGATGTCCCTGCCCACCACCACCTGTTGATGCATCCGCAAGGGATCGCATTCCGGGCGCACCCCGGGCTGGTACCTTTCCCCGGTGAAGCCGTGGATGTCACTGCACGCGTGGTGCCTGCCCGTCCTGCTGATGATCGGCCCGATGCTCCTGCCCGGTGCGGCAGGAGCGCAGGTGGTCCTTTATTCCACGGTGGAGGCGTACCGCACGCACAAGGGAGAGGAGGTGGGCGCCTTCGTGGAGCTCCGCGCCGTGCGGCGTGATCACATCCTCGCGGTGGACAAGGACGGTACACGCCGCGAGGTCCCCTGCTCCACCCTATGGGGGTTCAGCTACGGCGATGTGGTCTACCGGATCAACCCCGATGAGCGCCATGCCCCGGTGCGTTTATGGACCCAGGGCGGACTCTGCTACTACGAGAACGGCCACGCTCACCTGCGCATGCAGCACGAGCGGCTCGAGCAGGTGATGTTCGCAGAGGGCCAGGGCCACCGGTCATACGTGAGCAAGGACCTGGAGGGACCGATCGTGCCGGCGGTGTTCCGCGAAGGTGACGAGCGCTCGGCCAGCGGACGGTTCCGCGCGGCGCATCCGCAGTACGCGCCGCTTTACACCTGCATTGGTGATGCGGACGATCTGGATCGCACGCGCCAATGCGTGGTGGATTTCGAGGTGATGTTGGAGGGGGAGTAGCCGCGAGCGACCTTCACCGCCTGTCCGACCACGAATGCGCGCCTGGCAACTTCATCGGCACGGTGATCCCGAACGCGGTCTGCGGCTGGTGGAGCTTGCCGATCCGCGGCCCGGACCCGGCCAGATCCTGATCCACTGCGAGGGTTTCGGCCTCAACTACGCCGATGTGATGGCCGTGCGAGGCCTCTATCGCGAGGCGCCGCCACTGCCCAGCGTGCTGGGCTACGAGGTGGTGGGCCGGGTGGTGGAATGCGGTCCGGGCACCTCCGCCGCACTTCACGGCCGGCGGGTGGTGGCGTTGACGCGGTTCGGCGGTTACGCGGAGCTGGCCCTGGCCGATGCACGGGCCTGCGCACCCATCCCGGACGACCTGCCGGCGGGCGTGGCCGCAGCACTGGCCACGCAGGGCTGCACCGCCTGGTACGCCGCGCGCATCGCCGTTCCGCTCCGGGCCGGCATGCGGGTCCTGGTGCACAGCGCCGCCGGCGGGGTGGGTCAATTGCTGGTGCAGCTGGCCCTGCAGAGCGGATGCACCGTCTTCGCCGTGGCCGGAGGCGCGGAGAAGATGGCCCACTTGCGAGCCATCGGCGTGCAACACGTGATCGACCGCAAGGCCGGGCCCTATGAGGTCGCTGTGCGGACCGCGCTCGCCGGAGCGCGCCTCGATGTGAGCTTCAACGCCGTGGCCGGGCGCACCTTCCGCACGGACATGGGCCTGATCGGCAGCGGCGGCACGGTCGTGCTCTTCGGGGGGGCCCAACGCGGCAGCGGCTCCGGTCCCTTCGCCACCCTGCGCTTTGTGTGGGACATGGGTCTGGTGGTGCCCATCTTCCTGATGATGCGCAGCAAGAGCATCGTCGGCATCAACATGCTGAAGCTCGGCGACCACCGACCCGGGCTCGTCGCCGAATGCCTTCAGGCGGTGGTGCGTGAGGCGGCCCGCGGTGCGCTGAGGCCGCACGTGCATGCCACGCTGCCGGCAACGCAGCTACCTGCGGCACTGCGGGAGCTGGGTTCAGGCCGCACCGTGGGCAAGGTGGCCCTTTCCTGGCAGGTTCCTGCTCAGGGAACGACCACCTCGGCGCGCTGATCGAGCCACGACCGGGCCTCGCGCTCATCGTGGAACACCCGCGTTTCGCTGTGGCGCGGGAAGTAGCTGAAGTAGAGGTGGGCCAGCCGCTCGTTCAACGGGCTCTGGCCGGCGAAGGCCAGCCGCCGAGTGGGACAGCCGCCATTGGCCTTGCTGTGGTCCACGTTCAGCACGTTCAGTTCGAAGTCCACCTCCGGTGGCATCACCGCCAGCACATCGGGGCTGTCCGCACCGCATAGGGTGCGTTTTGCGTTCACGACCTCGCCGATCCCCTCCACGTCCAACTTCACATCCGGCTTGAAGCGCACTTCGATCAGCTCTGCGGAGACCCGCTCCACGGTGGCTGTCGCCGTGTCGATCAGGGAAGGATGTTCGTTCATGCCCGCGAAGGTAATCGTATGCACGCATACTGATTTTTGGCTTACTCCCTCATTCACAAGAAATAACGATCGATCACCACGCCCGTTCCCGGGTGGTCCGAGGCATCGGATCAGGCAGGGTCCTAGCTTCACCGCATG is a window from the Flavobacteriales bacterium genome containing:
- a CDS encoding zinc-binding dehydrogenase; its protein translation is MRAWQLHRHGDPERGLRLVELADPRPGPGQILIHCEGFGLNYADVMAVRGLYREAPPLPSVLGYEVVGRVVECGPGTSAALHGRRVVALTRFGGYAELALADARACAPIPDDLPAGVAAALATQGCTAWYAARIAVPLRAGMRVLVHSAAGGVGQLLVQLALQSGCTVFAVAGGAEKMAHLRAIGVQHVIDRKAGPYEVAVRTALAGARLDVSFNAVAGRTFRTDMGLIGSGGTVVLFGGAQRGSGSGPFATLRFVWDMGLVVPIFLMMRSKSIVGINMLKLGDHRPGLVAECLQAVVREAARGALRPHVHATLPATQLPAALRELGSGRTVGKVALSWQVPAQGTTTSAR
- a CDS encoding STAS/SEC14 domain-containing protein, encoding MNEHPSLIDTATATVERVSAELIEVRFKPDVKLDVEGIGEVVNAKRTLCGADSPDVLAVMPPEVDFELNVLNVDHSKANGGCPTRRLAFAGQSPLNERLAHLYFSYFPRHSETRVFHDEREARSWLDQRAEVVVP
- a CDS encoding Zn-dependent exopeptidase M28, producing the protein MRILHLPLLALVAMPATAQDAAAVLANARRWVDTLASPALHGRGYVNGGDSLAAELIAAEFDRLGLHRVRESRFEPFSFPVNTFPDSVKLTVDDAPLRPGIDFLVDPGSGSATGRYDVVHLTLNDLATPERRAMTMGVVTGRAIALHLPVVRSADSLELVRSVQADLLHYGPVLRKAAGKLTWGVSQQAARYPLLELAAEAWNDSAAVIDLRVTNRMRTHHARNVWGLVKGRSSRNLVVVTAHYDHLGRMGPDVLFPGANDNASGVSMLVNLATHYARAKPQYDMLFIAFAGEEAGLVGSEWCAVDRAFDLGAVKLLINLDLMGTGDEGITVVNATAQQEVFDAMVAGNAATGRLAQVKPRGPACNSDHCPFVKRGVPAIFIYTLGGIAAYHDVFDRAETLPLTDYHDVYLSLVDLINGLK
- the rsmI gene encoding 16S rRNA (cytidine(1402)-2'-O)-methyltransferase gives rise to the protein MSGRLIVVPTPIGNLEDITIRAQRVLAEADAVVAEDTRVSGRLLQHLGIARPLVSFHTVNEHRVVEQLIARLARGERLALVSDAGTPGISDPGFLLVRAAVRAGIDVECLPGPTAFVPALVCSGLPCDRFVFEGFLPQKKGRRTRLEALRDEPRTIVLYESPHRLQRLLDELAGVMGADRPACASREISKLHEEHVRGSIAELRVHFAAHAPRGEFVVCVGGAP
- a CDS encoding thymidine kinase; translation: MFLERVRSQAPGKGWIEVICGSMFSGKTEELIRRLRRAEFARQKVEIFKPSVDTRYADTEVVSHDATSIRSTPVPNSSNLLLLAADIDVVGIDEAQFFDEGLPQVCAQLANSGVRVIAAGLDMDFQGRPFGPMPHLMAIAEHVSKVHAICVHCGQLATFSHRTHASTDLIHLGETDSYVPLCRGCFEAARQDQDAPARQVAVRR